A window of Cellulomonas sp. SLBN-39 genomic DNA:
GCCGCAGCCCGCCGGCCAGCAGCGGCACCGACCACCCGACCCACCGGCGCACGGTCGCGACCGGCCCGGGGCCCTCGTCGCCGCCGCGCACCCGGTGCGCCGCCCGGATCACCGCGACCTCGTGCCCCAGCCGCGGCACGAACCGGAACGCCGCGAGGATCGTCCACGTCACCCGGTACGGCACCCGCAGCTGCTGCTGCAGCGCCCGGGCCAGGTCCGGCCCGGACGACGTCAGCCCGCCGACCAGCGCGAGCACCGCGACCGCCGCCAGGCGCGCGGCCGTCGCCAGCCCTGCGGCCAGCCCCGCCGACGTGTACTCCACCGGTCCGACCTGCAGCAGCACGCGCCCCGCGTCGTCGTCCGGCACGGCCACCCACAGGCCCAGGGCCGCCCCCAGCGCCACCGTGCCCAGCGGGGCGGCGACGAGCAGCGCGAGCAGGCCCCGCCGGCCCAGCCCTGCCCCGGTCACCAGCGCCAGCACCGCGACGGCCGTCAGCACCACGGCCGCCCGCGTGTCGTGCACGACGACGAGGGCCAGCATGGCGGGCAGCGGCGCGGCGAGCGTGGCCAGCGGGTTGTGGCGGCGCAGCCACCCGGGCCTGACGTCGGCCGCCCAGACGGCGGCCACGTCCGGGGTCGCCGCGCTCACCGCGCCACCGGTGCGGGCGTCAGTGATCCCGCCCACGACGTCGACGCCGCGGGGCGGTCGGGTCCGCCGTCGGGGACGTCCCTCAGGCGGGTGACCGCGTGCCACGCCGGGTGCCGGGCGACGGCGCGCGTGGCCCGGGCGAGCGGCGGTGCGAGCAGGCCCGCCTCGTCCAGCGCGGAGCCCGCGAGCACGTCGGCGGCGGTCCCGGCCGCGCTCACCCGGCCCTCGTGCAGCACCGCGACGTGCGTGGCGTGGTCGGCCACGAGCTGCAGGTCGTGCGTCACGACCACCACGGTCGTGCCGTGCGCGACCAGGTCGTCCAGCAGGTCGAGCAGCTCGGCCGCTCGAGCACGGTCCTGCCCGAACGTCGGCTCGTCGAGCACCAGCACCCGGGCGCCCGTGACCAGCGCCGTGCCGACCGACAGCCGGCGCTTCTGGCCGCCCGACAGCAGGAACGGGTGCACGTCGCGCGCGGCGGCCAGGCCGAGGCGGTCCAGCAGCTCGCCGACCCGGTGCTCGACCTCCGGCGCGGCGACGCCCTGCAGGCGCAGCCCGTGCGCGAGCTCGTCGTGCACGGTCGCGCGCACCAGCTGGTGCTCGGGGTTCTGGAACACGAACCCCACGTGCCGGACCCACGTGCGCGACCGCGTCGTCGCCGGGTCCAGGCCGGCGGTGCGGACGGTCCCGCGCGGCGGGCGCACCACGCCGCCGACCGCCTGCGCCAGGGTCGTCTTGCCCGCACCGTTGACGCCCACGAGCGCGGCCAGCGCCCCTGTCGGCACGTCGAGGTCGACGTCGTGCAGGACGGCGCGCCCGCCGCGGCGCACCGTCAGCCCGCGCACCTGCACCGCCAGGTCGGGGTCCGCCTCGCCGCCCGCCGTCGGGACGGGTCCCGCCGCGGACGTCGGGACCGGGTCGGGCAGCGTCGGGCACGCGTCGAGGGCCCTCGTCAGCGCCGCCGGGGTCAGCGGCAGCGGCACCAGGTCGACGCCCGCGCCGCGCAGGCGCAGGGCCGCGAGGGTCGCGACCGGCAGCCACACCCCGAGCGCGACGAGCTCGGACGCCCGGTCGGCCAGGACCGCGCGGGTCGGGCCGTCCATCACCAGCCGGCCCGACGCGTCCAGCACGAGCACCCGGTCGACCAGGTCGACGGCGGCGTCGAGGTCGTGCTCGACCAGCACGACGGTGCGGGTCCCGTCCGCGACGACCGCGCGCAGGGCGGCGTACAGCTCCTCGACGCCCACGGGGTCGAGGTTCGCGGTCGGCTCGTCGAGGACCAGGACCGGCGACCCCAGGGCCAGCGCGCACGCCACGGCCAGGCGCTGGCGTCCGCCGCCGGACAGCACGTCGGGCGCGTCGGCGCGCCGCTCCCACAGCCCGACCGTCCGCAGCGCGTGCTCCGCGCGCGCCAGCACCTGCTCGGCGGGCACCAGCAGGTTCTCCGGGCCGAAGCACACCTCGTCGAGGACCGTGCCCGTGACGACCTGGGCGTCGGGGTCCTGGAAGACCATCGCGACGTGCGCGGCCAGGCGCGGGACGGTCGTGCTCGTGGTCGGCACGCCGTCGACCACGACACCGCCGGTCATCTCGGCGGGCACCGCGTGCGGCACCAGGCCGTCCAGCGCGAGGGCCAGCGTGGACTTGCCGCAGCCGCTGGGGCCGAGCACCAGCACGACCTCGCCGGGGTGCAGCGTGGCGGTGACGCCGTCGGGCGTCCAGGCGTCGCGGTCCTCGTGCCGGATCCGGACGTCGCGCAGCTCGACCGTCACGCCGTCG
This region includes:
- a CDS encoding energy-coupling factor transporter transmembrane component T, with the protein product MSAATPDVAAVWAADVRPGWLRRHNPLATLAAPLPAMLALVVVHDTRAAVVLTAVAVLALVTGAGLGRRGLLALLVAAPLGTVALGAALGLWVAVPDDDAGRVLLQVGPVEYTSAGLAAGLATAARLAAVAVLALVGGLTSSGPDLARALQQQLRVPYRVTWTILAAFRFVPRLGHEVAVIRAAHRVRGGDEGPGPVATVRRWVGWSVPLLAGGLRHAERTAYAMDARGFGAHPTRTERHRVPWRTRDTALVVAGWTLTAAVLLVP
- a CDS encoding ABC transporter ATP-binding protein, encoding MTVELRDVRIRHEDRDAWTPDGVTATLHPGEVVLVLGPSGCGKSTLALALDGLVPHAVPAEMTGGVVVDGVPTTSTTVPRLAAHVAMVFQDPDAQVVTGTVLDEVCFGPENLLVPAEQVLARAEHALRTVGLWERRADAPDVLSGGGRQRLAVACALALGSPVLVLDEPTANLDPVGVEELYAALRAVVADGTRTVVLVEHDLDAAVDLVDRVLVLDASGRLVMDGPTRAVLADRASELVALGVWLPVATLAALRLRGAGVDLVPLPLTPAALTRALDACPTLPDPVPTSAAGPVPTAGGEADPDLAVQVRGLTVRRGGRAVLHDVDLDVPTGALAALVGVNGAGKTTLAQAVGGVVRPPRGTVRTAGLDPATTRSRTWVRHVGFVFQNPEHQLVRATVHDELAHGLRLQGVAAPEVEHRVGELLDRLGLAAARDVHPFLLSGGQKRRLSVGTALVTGARVLVLDEPTFGQDRARAAELLDLLDDLVAHGTTVVVVTHDLQLVADHATHVAVLHEGRVSAAGTAADVLAGSALDEAGLLAPPLARATRAVARHPAWHAVTRLRDVPDGGPDRPAASTSWAGSLTPAPVAR